In Formosa haliotis, the sequence GTGGATTGGGACTTTAACGTTGATACAGCAGGTACATACGCTATTATGATGGACATAGCCTCTGAAGAAGAAAGTGAAATAGAACTTACTGTGGCAGAACAAACTATTAAGAATAAACTACCTGCAACCGGAGGTTTTACAACTTATAAAACAGTAAATGTTGGTGAAGTGGTTATTGATAAAGCAGGTAATTATAGTATTCATCTTAAACCAAACGATAAAGCATGGAACACAATAAACTTACATAAAGTACAATTGTTACCGAAGCGGTAAACTACCCATTTTAACGCAGATAATACCCTTAGCTTCTCCTTATGTTAATAATGTAATGCGATGCTAATGTATGTGTCTCAATAAAAACGAGGCTGTCCTTAAGTGTTTAAATCTTCATTCTGAATATATTTCAGAATCTCATCATATTTAGTACCAAGTATGTGAGAACCTGAATCAAGTTCAGGTTGACGAAATTTCAACTTTTTAGACAGCCTCGTTTTTTTGTTCCATAACCCGTATGGATTATTGGCCTTGTTCTATACCTGAATGTCCTAATTAATAGAAGATAAAAGCTTTCCTATATCAAGAGTAAAAGTATAATTAATAACTTAATCAGTTATAACTTAGAAAACAAATGAGCTGGTATCTCATCTTTAACAATGACGTTTTTCGGCCCCCCTGCATTTTCACTTCTATTAAATGATAATAAAATGTTACCTACTTTTTGATAATTATCCCACGCTCTTATAAATCGTGGTTTTTCATCTTTATAATTTCCAAAGAACGCCCATTGTTTAACTAAATGATCGGTTTGATCGATATAAATATGATATTTATTATCCGGTGTAACTCCTACATTTATAAATGTCATTTCTAGCACGTCAGCTAAATTTCCGTTTGGTAGTTGCGCTGTCTGTACATAAGTAATTTGAACTCCATCATCTTTTAATTTCCAAGGCATAGTTAACCAATACGAATCATTAATCCACCATTTTTTCCCTTGTTCAAGGACTTTACTAAGTGCTTCGGGGGCGGAAATTAATTTACCATCTTGTGACGCTTTTCCTTCCCCTGAATTAATATTGACAATAAGCAATAGGTTTTCAGTAGAATTTTCTATTCTAACATCTCCAGTCCATTTATCCCAATACAGTGTTCTTTTTCCAAAATCCCATTGAACGAAATGCGTATTATTCCAATTTTCCAGGCCTCCCATGGCGTCGAAAGATTGTTGTATGAGTTGATTGATTTTCTGTGTGTCTTCTTGAGCTTGAACATGTATCGCTCCCAAAAGCATAAGGATAATTACTTTAAATTGTTTCATGAATGTGATTGTGTTTTAGTGATTTATAAATATAATTAAAGGGTGGACTAATTTAACCCATCCTTTATTATATAAAGTTTTCTTTACTAATCCCAAGTATTCGATTTAGACACCGCATAGTTTCCTGGCCCCGTAAAAAACAATGCTAATGCACCAAAGGCATACAATAAAATCATTTCTATGGCTAGTCCTCCTGTTTTAGATAAGGCGAACAAATTTTCGGAATGTGCTAAAAATAAGGCAAAGAACATTCCAAAAGTAAAAACTAAAGCTGCTAATCGCGTTCTAAAACCGATAATAATAAGCAAGGGTGCAAGCAATTCTGTAATATACACGCCATAGGCCATGAATTCTGGTAAACCGTGGTTTGATAACATATGCATTACGGCGTCTATATGACCTAGTTTTGCCACCCCATGAAACAGCATCAAGCCACCAGTGGTAAGTCTTAAAATTAATAATCCGATGTTACTATTTGTTTTCATTATAATTCGATTTATAGGTTTGTAATCCGATTACATGATGTTTTTATGTGCTTTATTCGGATTGATTTTAGTTTCGATGTATACCAATTGTTTAAGCTGGTTATCCTCTTTTTGTCTTATTACTTTAGAACTCATATACTTAAAAGTAAAAAGTCCTATACTTAATATGATCATTGAAATTGTCATGGTTTTATAATTTAATTTATTCGTAACGTAAAGCTGTAATAGGGTCTAATGCTGATGCTTTTCTTGCCGGATACCAGCCAAAGAAAATTCCTGTAATGGCACAAACAGCAAAGGAAATTACTATAGAATATAAAGCCACACTGGTAGGCCAATGCAGGAATTTCTCAATAAATACCGTAGCCCCTAAACCTAAGATGACGCCTAACACACCACCTGTTATACTAATTAAAATAGCTTCGATTAAGAATTGCATTAAAATATCCGATCCTTTACCACCAACCGCCATTCGTAAGCCAATTTCTTTGGTTCGTTCTTTTACCGATACATACATAATATTCATAATTCCAATACCTCCAATAAGTAGTGAAATACCTGCTACTGCCACAAGTAAGATGGTTAACATTTCGCTAGTAGAACTAAAGGTTGAAATAAGTTCTTCCATAGATCGTACAGTAAAATCATCGTCTTCGCTATCTAATAATTTATGTTGTGTTCTTAAAAGTTCGGTTACTTGCTCAACGGCGGCAGGAGCATCGTCTTCACTAATAGCAGAAGCCATTATTTGATTTAAATAGTCGATAGCCAAAATACGTTTTTGTACCGTTGTAAATGGCGCAACTACTATATCGTCTTGATCTTGTCCGAAAGTATTCTCCCCTTTTTCTTCTAAAACGCCAATGACTTTAAACGGAATGTTATTAAAACGAATCATTTTACCAACTGGATCTTCGCCATTAGGAAAAACATTGTCTACTACGGTTTGACCAATTAATGCGACTTTTGAAGCTGATTTTACTTCGGCATCGGTAAACATACTTCCACTTTGTAAACCAACCACTTTAATATTTAAAAAGTCTGGATACACCCCATAAATGGTGGTAGGCCAGTTGTTATTACCGTTAATTGCTTGTCCGCCACTATTAACCACGGGCGTGATATAGCTTAACAACGGACTGTTTTCCTTAATCACCTCGAAATCTTTAAGTGTTAAAGTTTGGACATTCCCTCCGCTTCCTCTCGCCGGACTTCGGTCGTCTGCTCCAGGACGGATGGTTACCATATTGGAACCCATACTAGAAATAGTGGTTCTAATACTTTCTTTAGAACCTTCACCAATGGCAAGCATGGCGATTACAGAGGCAACACCAATTATAATTCCGAGCATCGTTAACAAGGTTCTTACTTTATTAAGCACGATGGCTTTATAAGCAATTTTAAATAGATTTAATAGTCTCATAATTAATGGTCTTCTTTAGGTAATTTGGCTAATTCTTCTGCTGCCGATAATATGTTTGTATTCTCATCATCTTTTATAACATGGCCATCTTTTAAAACAATGGTTCTGCTACTAAACATGGCGATATCGGACTCGTGGGTAACAAAAGTGATGGTAATACCTTGCGTTTTGTTTAGCTCCTGAAACAAGGACATAATCTCGTACGAGGTTCTTGTATCTAGGTTTCCTGTGGCCTCATCGGCAAGTATCATTACGGGGTTGTTTACCAGGGCTCTGGCAATAGCCACACGCTGTTGTTGTCCTCCCGAAAGTTGCGAAGGTGTATGATGTAATCGTTCACCCAAACCCACCATTTCTAGAGCTTTAACAGCACGTTCACGACGTTCGGTATGAGACACTTTACTATTGTATAACAAGGGTAATTCTACATTTTCTATAGCCGATGTACGTGCTAATAGATTATATGACTGAAAAATAAATCCGATTTTTTCGTTACGTATCGTGGCCAATTCATTTTTAGATAGGTTTTTTACTTTTAAACTATCTATTTCGTACCCACCAGAAGTGGGCTGATCTAAACAGCCCAAAATATTAAGCATGGTACTTTTTCCAGATCCACTAGATCCCATGATGGTAACAAATTCTCCTTCTTTAATGCTAAACGAAATCCCTTTTAAAGCATGAACCGTTTCTGTTCCCATTGTAAACTCACGCTTTAAATCTTCAATTTTTATGATATCTTTTTTCATGATCGTTTACTTTATATTATTTCTTTCCTGGTGGTTTAGGCATAAATGGACTATCTCCAGGGCCTTGCTGTCCTTCCGGCATTTTAGTTGGGGTTTCAGCTTTTAAGCTATACACGATTTTTTCGCCAGCTTTAATACCACTTAGTATCTGAACATTTACACCATCGCTAGCTCCTAAAGTAACTTGTCTTGGTGATATCATGCCATTCTTTTGCATCACCCAAACTAGGCTTTTGGATTCATCTATATCCATACCTTCTGGCCCAGGCCCTGTGTGGTCATCATCTTCTGGGTGCACCATAACGATATCTTGTTGTGCATCGTAAGCCTCCATAACAGATGGTGTAGGTTTAAAATTAATAGCCTTTGCTTCGGTTGTTAATACATCATTCAATTCTAAAGTATAAATTGAAATAGTAGCAGTTAAACCCGGTTTAAGTTTAAAATCTGGATTATCGGCTTTTATAACTACGGTATAGGTTACTACATTAGAAGTAATTGTAGGGGCTAAACGCACTTGGGTAACAACACCTTCAAAGGTTTCACCTATATAAGCATCTACTGTAAATGTTACACGTTGTCCTTCTTTCACTTCTCCTATATCGGCCTCATCTACATCGGCTTCAACTTGCATTTCTCTTAAATCTTTAGCGATAGTAAATAATGTTGGTGTACTTAAACTAGCCGCTACCGTTTGACCTTCATCTATATCTTTGGATAACACAACACCATCTATTGGTGAATAAATATTGGCGTATCCTAAGTTGGTTTTAGACTTTTGAAGATCAGATAAGCGTTGTATAGCGGTACTTTTAGCAGTTTCGTAATTGTAAACCGCATCGTCGTAATCAGATTTACTAATCACTTGTTTAGAATACAAGGTGTTTTGTCTGTCGAAAATAGTTTTCATGTAATTGCGCTGCGTTACGGCATTGTCGTAAGCTGCTTGAGCTTGCGTTGTTTCTGCTCTCAAATTGGTTTTATCTAATTCGGCGATAAGCTGCCCTTCTTTAACTACGCTGTTATAATCCACATAAATTTTTTCTACAACTCCAGAAACCTGAGTCCCTACTTCTACCTGTGTAATAGGTTCTATAGTTCCGGTTGCAGTAACCATAGTGGTAACATTACCCGATTTAACAGCAATGGTTTGAGCGATTATACGGTTTGTATCTTTTTTTGAGATAAAACTATATCCCACAGCAGCAAGGACTAATACGGCAATACTGCTTATTATAATATTTCTTTTAGTTTTCATGTTGATTATAATTTAATGTCGTTTCCTTGATAAAATTGAAGTAATTGGTGGTATAAAATGTTTAAGTATTTGGCTTGAATATAATTTTGTTGTGCAGCGGTATACGTATTCTGATTGATGATTAAATCGGTAGTACTTAATTCACCCAACTCGTATTTGGTTTTAGCCAAAGTGTACGATTGTAAGGCCGCTTCTTGTGAAGCTTCTGCGGCTATAAGTTGTTCTTGCGCAGAAAGTGCATTTTGATATGCCGTTTCTACTTTTTTATAGATTTCTTTTTCTGTAGTTTGCTTCTGAATTTGAGCCCGTTCAATATTAATTTTGGCTGTTTTTACTGCATTTTTAGTTTCATTTCTATTAAAAATGGGAATGGTAAGACTCACCCCTACTTTTTGATTGAAGTTGATGTTTAATTGCTCTGCAAAATCGATATCTGCAATACTGGTATATCCAGAACCTACACTTCCTACCAACGATAATGTTGGTAAATATCCGCCTTTGGCTATATCTAATTCCTTTTCATTAATGGCAATATTTAAATCGCTAGCATCCATTTCTGGAAGAATATTTAAAGCTTTATAATAGATGGTCATTTTATCCATTTCAAGATTAATGAGGTCCATATTATCGGAAATGTCTTCAACCTCTATGTTGTCTAAAGGATCTAATTCTAACAATTGTTTTAAAGCAATAATGTATTGCTGATAGTTGTTTTTTGCTGCAATAACACTGTATTTATTGGTAGCTGCTTGCGACTGAGCTTCTGTATAATCGTTAAGCGCAATACTTCCTGCATCTAGTCTAGCCTTAGCGCGAAGGACTTCTTTTTCTGAAGCTTCTAAATTATTTTCTGCAATAGTAATGTCTTCTTTGGCATATAAAATTTGAAGATAATTTTCTAAAATGCTTACTATAATACTGTTTTTAGCTTCTTCAACTAAAAATTCACTTTGGTCTACAATGAGTTTATTTTGTTTTACCTGATTATTTAATTGTCCTCCTTGATATAAAGTCATAGACGAACTAACTCCAATATTTGAGGAGTAAATCTGGTCGGTAACATACTCGCTCGTAATAGGGTCGATAGAGTTCCCATTAGAAAAATTTTGAGATAAACTACCAAACAAATTTGGCAATTTTTGTGATTTTGCTCGGTCGTAATCGACCTCAGAAATTTCTTTACTTAAATCGGCATCTTTAACCGTAATATTATTAGCAATTGCGTAATTGATACAATCGTCTAAAGACCAAATTTCAGGTTTAGGTATAGAATCTGTGGTTTGTGCCGCAGCGATTATAACAAAGAAAAAGCAATAGAGTTGAGAAATAATTTTCATTGTTTTGAATGTGTTTATCATTTAACACTTCAAAATTGAGACTATATACGCATTATATAAAAGACAATAGAAGTTTGCCCCTTTTCTCTATACGAAAACGGTGTTTTAATCGATGGGATTTTTAGTTAATGCCTAAAATATAAAAAGCTCTAGTTGGTCTAGAGCTTTTTATATTTTTGAATTGTTAGGAAGCGTATTAAAACTCAATCACAGTTTTTCCTATACTTTTACCAGATTCTTGTAAGCGATGCGCTTCTTTAAGATTTTCTACTGTAAAACCTTGTAACGTGGTTGTTAGCGTTGGTTTAATGGTACCTGCATCTAATAAATCGGCCAACTGATTTAAAATCTGATGTTGTTTGTCCATATCCTCGGTAGTAAACATAGAACGTGTGTACATAAATTCCCAAGAAAAAGTGACACTTTTGTTTTTAAGGACATTTAAATTTAAAGGGGTATTACTTCCCGTTATAGAAACAATATGGCCCTGTGGTTTTATAAGTTCTGCTGCAAGATCCCAATAGCCTTCTAAATCGACAAAATCTAAAATATAATCCACCTCCGGGTGACCAATTTTTTCTAAGTCAGCTTTCAAATGATGATGATTCACCACAAAATCTGCTCCTAAATCTTTACACCATTGTATAGAATCTTCTCGCGATGCCGTCGCAATGACTGTTAAATTTCCTAATTTTTTAGCCAGTTGAATTGCTATAGACCCTACACCTCCCGCTCCGGCAAGAATTAAAACCGTTTTACCTTTATCGGTTTCGGGATTAATTTTTATTCTATCAAACAAGGTTTCGTAAGCGGTTAAACTTGTTAGAGGCATGGCTGCGGCCTCGGCATTGCTTAAGCTTTTAGGCTTTTTACCAACAATACGTTCGTCTATTAATTGGTATTCGGCATTACTTCCTGGTCTGGTAATATCGCCGGCATAGTACACTTGGTCACCCACTTTAAATTTAGAAGTGCTTTCACCTACCGCTTCTACTGTGCCCACGGCATCCCAACCAATAATTTTTGGAGTTTCAAGAGGTGCTTCTTTAGCGGCACTTTGACGCACTTTAAAATCGACAGGGTTAACAGAAATAGCTGCAATTTTTACTAACAAATCGTGTCCGGTTGGATTTGGTTTTATTGTTTCGAAAGCGATAAAACTTTCCGCTGCTGTAATGGGTAATGATTGTTTAAATCCGATAGCTTTCATATTGATAAATTTTTGAATTTTTAGTTATAAAATTGATTAAATAAGTTTGATGTTATTGAATTTTACTGATTAGAATTAAATAATACTTATCATTTCTCGGGCTTCAAATTCTTCTAAAGTACCTTCAGTTAATTTCATAAAATTAACCATATAATTACTTTTCATATGAAGTTGCCATAATTCTGGATTTCCCCATTTTTCGTATAACATGAAAATTTTAGGTTCAGAAATATCTTGATGTAAATAATAGGCAATACAACCTTGTTCTGTTTTTGCAAACGGTATTAACTTTAATAGTTCTGTTTTTACGAATTCTAGATGTTCTTCTTTTGTAACTATACGTGTAACGATTGTTAATTGATTAGAGGTCATAATTTTCCTTTTAATTCCTGTATTCAGTTTTGTTTTACAAAGATACCCTAGAATCCATACAATTATTGGTAACTAAAAAGGGTAATGTTGTACTTTTAAAGGTTAATACATCCTAAATACATAAAATTTCATTCGTTTTCATTAAATTTACATTGAAAATGATATAAAATGGAAGTTTTACACACCTACAAACCTTTTGAAATACAAGAATTAGAATTAACAAGCTGGGAACAGCGTCCTGTTAAAAATAATTTTTTCGAGTTGGTC encodes:
- a CDS encoding DoxX family protein, translating into MKTNSNIGLLILRLTTGGLMLFHGVAKLGHIDAVMHMLSNHGLPEFMAYGVYITELLAPLLIIIGFRTRLAALVFTFGMFFALFLAHSENLFALSKTGGLAIEMILLYAFGALALFFTGPGNYAVSKSNTWD
- a CDS encoding ABC transporter permease; its protein translation is MRLLNLFKIAYKAIVLNKVRTLLTMLGIIIGVASVIAMLAIGEGSKESIRTTISSMGSNMVTIRPGADDRSPARGSGGNVQTLTLKDFEVIKENSPLLSYITPVVNSGGQAINGNNNWPTTIYGVYPDFLNIKVVGLQSGSMFTDAEVKSASKVALIGQTVVDNVFPNGEDPVGKMIRFNNIPFKVIGVLEEKGENTFGQDQDDIVVAPFTTVQKRILAIDYLNQIMASAISEDDAPAAVEQVTELLRTQHKLLDSEDDDFTVRSMEELISTFSSTSEMLTILLVAVAGISLLIGGIGIMNIMYVSVKERTKEIGLRMAVGGKGSDILMQFLIEAILISITGGVLGVILGLGATVFIEKFLHWPTSVALYSIVISFAVCAITGIFFGWYPARKASALDPITALRYE
- a CDS encoding ABC transporter ATP-binding protein, which produces MKKDIIKIEDLKREFTMGTETVHALKGISFSIKEGEFVTIMGSSGSGKSTMLNILGCLDQPTSGGYEIDSLKVKNLSKNELATIRNEKIGFIFQSYNLLARTSAIENVELPLLYNSKVSHTERRERAVKALEMVGLGERLHHTPSQLSGGQQQRVAIARALVNNPVMILADEATGNLDTRTSYEIMSLFQELNKTQGITITFVTHESDIAMFSSRTIVLKDGHVIKDDENTNILSAAEELAKLPKEDH
- a CDS encoding efflux RND transporter periplasmic adaptor subunit, coding for MKTKRNIIISSIAVLVLAAVGYSFISKKDTNRIIAQTIAVKSGNVTTMVTATGTIEPITQVEVGTQVSGVVEKIYVDYNSVVKEGQLIAELDKTNLRAETTQAQAAYDNAVTQRNYMKTIFDRQNTLYSKQVISKSDYDDAVYNYETAKSTAIQRLSDLQKSKTNLGYANIYSPIDGVVLSKDIDEGQTVAASLSTPTLFTIAKDLREMQVEADVDEADIGEVKEGQRVTFTVDAYIGETFEGVVTQVRLAPTITSNVVTYTVVIKADNPDFKLKPGLTATISIYTLELNDVLTTEAKAINFKPTPSVMEAYDAQQDIVMVHPEDDDHTGPGPEGMDIDESKSLVWVMQKNGMISPRQVTLGASDGVNVQILSGIKAGEKIVYSLKAETPTKMPEGQQGPGDSPFMPKPPGKK
- a CDS encoding TolC family protein, translated to MKIISQLYCFFFVIIAAAQTTDSIPKPEIWSLDDCINYAIANNITVKDADLSKEISEVDYDRAKSQKLPNLFGSLSQNFSNGNSIDPITSEYVTDQIYSSNIGVSSSMTLYQGGQLNNQVKQNKLIVDQSEFLVEEAKNSIIVSILENYLQILYAKEDITIAENNLEASEKEVLRAKARLDAGSIALNDYTEAQSQAATNKYSVIAAKNNYQQYIIALKQLLELDPLDNIEVEDISDNMDLINLEMDKMTIYYKALNILPEMDASDLNIAINEKELDIAKGGYLPTLSLVGSVGSGYTSIADIDFAEQLNINFNQKVGVSLTIPIFNRNETKNAVKTAKINIERAQIQKQTTEKEIYKKVETAYQNALSAQEQLIAAEASQEAALQSYTLAKTKYELGELSTTDLIINQNTYTAAQQNYIQAKYLNILYHQLLQFYQGNDIKL
- a CDS encoding zinc-binding alcohol dehydrogenase family protein, producing MKAIGFKQSLPITAAESFIAFETIKPNPTGHDLLVKIAAISVNPVDFKVRQSAAKEAPLETPKIIGWDAVGTVEAVGESTSKFKVGDQVYYAGDITRPGSNAEYQLIDERIVGKKPKSLSNAEAAAMPLTSLTAYETLFDRIKINPETDKGKTVLILAGAGGVGSIAIQLAKKLGNLTVIATASREDSIQWCKDLGADFVVNHHHLKADLEKIGHPEVDYILDFVDLEGYWDLAAELIKPQGHIVSITGSNTPLNLNVLKNKSVTFSWEFMYTRSMFTTEDMDKQHQILNQLADLLDAGTIKPTLTTTLQGFTVENLKEAHRLQESGKSIGKTVIEF
- a CDS encoding putative quinol monooxygenase codes for the protein MTSNQLTIVTRIVTKEEHLEFVKTELLKLIPFAKTEQGCIAYYLHQDISEPKIFMLYEKWGNPELWQLHMKSNYMVNFMKLTEGTLEEFEAREMISII